GGACGGTGAGGATAAATAGGAAAAATGAACTTAGGGTTTTGCTTAATCAAACACTAAGTAcactcctcaatcaactcccgcttttgggtattccaaacaggcttttcccaagcctataaatgCATTCCCTccaaatacgtcatacgagttccgattaaatcccaaaaaatttctaaatattccTAAAAACTCTCTTaagattatttatcaaataacattattatttaatttgcTGTATTTTACACTCTTCACTTGCATGGATGTTGTGCGAGTGTAGCTTAGAGAAGCCTTTGGACAATTCCTCTAGTTGAGTGTGGATTAGTTGATGTTGTTTTTCATTGGCAGCTTTGTCCTCTTGATAAATTTTGAGAAAAGAATCAAAGTGTTGTTAAAGTGCTTGTGAGTCACCTATTACGACAAGCTTTTATACCAATTTGTTATGACCCTTGGATATGGATCGCATAATAGGGCAGTTTACCGACTGATCAGTGGAATCAATCTTTGTCTTCTTGGTTTTACGATCTTGACGACTTATGGTGGTAGAGATAATTTGAGGCTCGTTGGGATTAGAGAACCTCTCGATCTAGGGGGTttgatttctttttgtaaactcaGTCGTAATCTTTATTGTATTATTTCAGTCATTTAAATACAACTATTGACGTTCCTTCCAaataaaggaagaaaacaaacagTAAATAAGATAAGTTTTATtcttattaaaaataaaagatactAGACTCAATTCTACTGAAAATAAAAGATACTCGACTCAATTCTAGTGAAAATAAAAGATACTCGACTTAAATAAAAATCGATTACTATGGCTGAATCAATTCTCTTGATATACATCATTCTTTCTAAATTTGTTTGTGTATCTCTTGTATTCAATGAGCTTCTCTTTTGCTGCATGGGCCGTAACACTTCCATTCATGAATTCAATGCAAATCTTCTAGTTGTGATGCTGAAATTGCTCTTCTCAAATACTTCAATGATCTCTGGTAACAGAGAAAGCCCATAAACCAAAACTCAAATTCGTCAACGGTCACTATTTGGATGTATTTTTGATTAGTCTTGTGTGAGTTCTCGTGCAGGCTGATTCCTTTCACCTTTCCCAGTGGAATCAAAACCTGTGGAAATCAATTCATTAGTTAAGTTTCACAAGGTCCTAAGACCCTAGCAAGGTAGGATTAGCAAGTACCTTGTAGGGAACTCGTACCAAACTTCCTTCCGGAGATGTGATTCTGATAGATTGATCACTGCAGAAAGCAATCTTATTTATCGAAACGAAGAGCAGGCCTGCAATAGGACCGGCTGTTGTTGATAGGTAGCATTGGAATGCATGGAGAAGCTTCTCTCCTTTTTCAACTGTGAAACTTTGTCTGAAAATTCTCTGGACTCCACCCGCTTGAAGAATTTTTGCTCCCAAGCTCAATTTTCCCTTGGCAGTCTCTGAGATCTTGGAACCTAAACTCActgaaatttccaaaaaatttcaaagttttagtTCAATTTGATTTGGTTCTCACattccattttttttaaataaataagtcAAGATTCGAAATCTCAAATTGTAcggaagttttgatttttgaacgCAATGATATTGTTTTAGTATATGTTGATGTTTCGAAGTATGGTGCTAGTAATAGATTGAAGTTAAAGAATGAAGGAGATACCAGTACCTATTACCAGTACTGAAACGATATGCTTCGCCTATTACGgtatgagatttcaaaccatgaaATAAATTGCATACCATGATCTCTGATTCCTTTCAAATAGCTGTCTGCTTTTTTAGTGATCTTGCGGATCCATGCCATAGGTGAATCCAATTCTGCACTTTGAAATTATAGATTCAGCTTCTCGAACAGAATGAAAGTTCAAAGAATAGCTTCAAGTAGAAAGATGAGTTTACTTTGTTTGCATCGGGAGGCATCGTAAGAATCGGAATGAAGGCAGATTCGATTAAGCTTCGAAACAGCAACTGGTTTTGCAGCCACTTCAGCTCCAAATCTGACTAATCGAAGAGGACGCCCTGCGACTTGATCAAGGTTTGTGTCCATTTTGAAGTTTGAGGGATTATTGGCTCCAAAACTAATGGGGAAGATTCTTTTATATAACCAGAAGAAAATTTTTGTACTTTAGACAAAAGAGAAAAGTTGCGGCATTGTAAGATTCAGAATGGAACGTCAGAAAATTTTTGTACTCTAGACAAAAGCAAAAGGTTGCTTCATTCTAAAGCTagcaacaaagaaaaagaaaagtggacCTGTTCATCGTCAGCTATGGACAGTTTTGGAGGAAAACTtaaatcactacaaaaaaaaaaaaaacatggatTTAGCGAAAATTTTAGCGAAAAAAAAGACATTGCAAATCTGTAACAACATTAGTAAAACTGGAATCGTCGCTAATCTACAACAATATTAGCAACGAAAAAAAAACATTTCATCGCAAAATTAATAACAAATATTTTTATCGCTAATTAGTGATGAATTTAATTGTCATCATAAAATTTGTTCAAATTAGCgatgaattttattttcattGTAAATTTACAACGAATTAAAAATTCATAGCAAATTTTACCACGAATTCAATAGTCGTCATTAATTTTTCAATGAAtttaatttgttgcaaatttagaGATTCTCATCCTAAGATTTATAACAAATTTTTATGATGAATTTTGAATTCAGTACTAAATTAGTGATGAATTTAATTTTCATCGCCAAATTTTTCACAAATTAGTGACGAattttattttcgttgcaaattttgtAACGAATTAAGAATTCATCGTAAATTTTGTAATGAATTCAAAATTCGTTGCTAATTTTTCAATGAAtttaaatttgttgcaaatttagaTATCCAATCcctaaattttattataaatttttgcaATGAATTTTGAATTCGTTGCTAAATTAGCAACGAAATTTATACAGGGGTTTGACTCTCACGATCTCATCCACTATAAAAttcctctttgaaaattttccaaagACGGAGAAGTCTCGTATAAGCTCGAAATAAGAATATAACAAGAACAAAGAAGTAAACACACAATACAATAAAAATCTTGCTTGATTGATCTCTTGTTTAGTTGAAAATATAGTAGTACTTCTTCCTCAACTTCCTAAGAATTGGTGTGAACAACTCTTGCTTCAAATCTTTATGAAACACCTTTTCTAGAATTACTTTGACACCTCCTAATTGATTAGGATTGCCCTACATAACAACTCTTTTTCACTCATTTAATTGATTAGTGAGTCATACCAATTGTTTTGGTAACTTCTATTGattgacccaatcgattcagaagctttttgttttcgCTAGAATCTCTCAATCGATTTCCTAATTGATTCCAACATCTACTGTGCTCTCGTGAACAACctttaatcgattaccctaattgatTTGTGGAGCCTAAATTGATTGCCCCAGTCGATTTCAAGCCCTTCTATTCTCACATGAAACTCCCTTAATCAACTGTCCTAATCAATTAACATAAGGTctaatcgattagtcaatcgatttaGAACCTTACTGTGCTTCGTGaaaacctcccaatcgattagtgaatCAGCATAATCAATAGGAACGAGTTCCAATCGATGAGGCAATCTGCCTAATCGATTAGCCCAAGGCTAATCGATTAAGCTAATCGTTTAGCCTTGGGCTAATTGATTAAGCTAATCATTTGCCCAATTCTAAACTTTGATATCGAGTATAGGGTTCCTTTGCCCAACCCTAAAGTCATCTATAATTTATTAGTATTTATCGTTACATAGCATTCTATCACCCTTGACCCGCCAGAGTTTCTTCACCGAGTGTCTGGTCTACCTTTGATCCATTGGACTTTTCATCTCGTGTCAACTCCTGTTGGGATTCAAATCATTAAATGTTCAATCAACCTTTGACCAATATAGACTTTTCCTTGCCTAGTCTTGCTAGGACTTCCACTGCCTAGATTTTAACTAGGTTTTCACTGCTATGCCACtctaggactttcattgtctaATTCCCAACTATGTCTTTACTGCATAACCCCACTAGAACTTCCACTGCTTAGATTTACTCAATAGGTCTTCACTGTGTACCTTCGCTAAGACTTCTGCTACATAGATTTACTCACTATGTATTCACCGCCTAGCctcgctaggattttcactacctaactttactcactatcTGTTCACCGCCTAGCCTCGTTgggacttccattgcctaatcttcagttaggacttcccgcTGCCTAACCTGTAGTTAGGATTTTCCATTGTCTAATCTTCAGTTAGAAATTTTT
The genomic region above belongs to Zingiber officinale cultivar Zhangliang chromosome 11A, Zo_v1.1, whole genome shotgun sequence and contains:
- the LOC122031267 gene encoding putative GEM-like protein 8, which produces MDTNLDQVAGRPLRLVRFGAEVAAKPVAVSKLNRICLHSDSYDASRCKQKLDSPMAWIRKITKKADSYLKGIRDHVSLGSKISETAKGKLSLGAKILQAGGVQRIFRQSFTVEKGEKLLHAFQCYLSTTAGPIAGLLFVSINKIAFCSDQSIRITSPEGSLVRVPYKVLIPLGKVKGISLHENSHKTNQKYIQIVTVDEFEFWFMGFLCYQRSLKYLRRAISASQLEDLH